The Microbacterium maritypicum genome contains a region encoding:
- a CDS encoding ABC transporter permease: MSDLDQRVIVPADSQDALDFARGELRRPDPVVRRTWDRPAARIIAGLVLPAIIVIVWQVVTTNGAIPSYRLPTPASVFQAGVELAQSGQLWTHIAISVQRVLLGFAIGSVIGLAVAGVVGLSRLGDVLLSPTLAAVRAVPSLAWVPLLILWMQIGEESKVTLIVIGAFFPVYTTVASALRHVDPQLVEAGRSFSLRGWSLFRIVQLPAVVPSVISGLRLALAQAWLFLVAAELIASSMGLGFLLTDSQNSGRVDRILLSIVLLALLGTLTNGLLVLVEKYLLRRWV, translated from the coding sequence GTGAGCGATCTCGACCAGCGGGTGATCGTCCCTGCGGACTCGCAAGACGCCCTCGACTTCGCCAGGGGAGAGCTCCGGCGCCCTGACCCCGTCGTTCGGCGCACGTGGGATCGACCCGCGGCGCGGATCATCGCCGGGCTCGTACTGCCGGCGATCATCGTGATCGTCTGGCAGGTCGTGACGACGAACGGAGCGATTCCGTCGTACCGTCTTCCCACACCCGCCTCTGTCTTCCAGGCCGGTGTCGAGCTGGCGCAGAGCGGGCAGCTCTGGACGCACATCGCCATCTCCGTGCAGCGCGTGCTGCTCGGATTCGCGATCGGATCCGTGATCGGGCTCGCCGTGGCCGGCGTGGTGGGGCTGTCGCGGCTGGGAGACGTGCTGCTCAGCCCGACGCTCGCCGCCGTCCGTGCGGTGCCCTCGCTCGCCTGGGTGCCGCTGCTGATCCTCTGGATGCAGATCGGCGAGGAGTCCAAGGTCACGCTCATCGTGATCGGGGCGTTCTTCCCCGTCTACACCACGGTCGCCTCGGCGCTGCGTCATGTCGATCCGCAGCTCGTCGAGGCCGGACGATCGTTCAGCCTGCGCGGATGGTCGCTGTTCCGCATCGTGCAACTGCCCGCCGTCGTGCCCTCCGTCATCTCCGGCCTTCGCCTCGCGCTCGCCCAGGCGTGGCTGTTCCTCGTCGCCGCCGAGCTCATCGCGTCGTCCATGGGCCTCGGCTTCCTGCTGACCGATTCCCAGAACAGCGGCCGGGTCGACCGCATCCTGCTCTCGATCGTTCTGCTGGCACTGCTGGGCACCCTCACCAACGGCCTCCTCGTGCTGGTGGAGAAGTACCTGCTCCGACGATGGGTGTGA
- the acs gene encoding acetate--CoA ligase, which translates to MGVSVTEARLHETRVYEPSNEFPHANVTGEAYARAAADPVAFWEDAARRLDWSEPWHTAHEWEPPIGDAVPAARWFVGGRLNVAANCIDRHVDAGHGDRVALHFEGEPGDRVAVTYSDLQQRVSRAANALVALGIEPGDRVVIYLPVLVETIVITLACARIGAVHSLVFGGFSAEAVRFRLEDTGAKLLVTSDGQYRRGVATVVKTTADVAAAGLPDLEHVLVLRRTGQDVPWTDGRDLWWHDVVDTAPSTHEAQAFDAEHPLFIIYTSGTTGKPKGLVHTAGGYLTQASWAHWAHFDAKPDDVHWCTADLAWVTAHTYEIYGPLSNGLTQVIYEGTPDSPHRERHLEIIERYGVTVYYTAPTLIRTFMTWFGAELPGGHDLSTLRLLGTVGEAINPEAWIWFRQNFGRDELPVIDTWWQSETGAAMIAPLPGVTRLKPGSASVPLPGIDAAVVDADGIEVAPGRSGTLVIRRPWPGMARTVWGDPVRYRDAYWSAFSGHGRFGGFYVAGDGATRDADGYIWILGRLDDVVNVSGHRLSTIEIESALVAHDTVGEAGSAGVSDPVTGQAVVAFVTPSGRADVNPADLRAQVAQSIGPVAKPQHIVVVPDLPKTRSGKIMRRLLAQLWEAEQDRRAGREAQPLGDTTSLQNPWAVDEIADVLAAAELRTS; encoded by the coding sequence ATGGGTGTGAGCGTGACGGAGGCCCGGCTGCACGAGACACGCGTCTACGAGCCCTCGAACGAGTTCCCGCACGCGAACGTCACGGGGGAAGCCTATGCGCGCGCGGCAGCAGATCCCGTCGCGTTCTGGGAGGATGCTGCCCGCCGCCTCGACTGGTCGGAGCCGTGGCATACCGCCCATGAGTGGGAGCCGCCGATCGGCGACGCGGTTCCTGCAGCCCGCTGGTTCGTCGGCGGCAGGCTCAACGTAGCCGCGAACTGCATCGATCGACACGTCGATGCCGGCCACGGAGACAGGGTGGCCCTGCACTTCGAGGGCGAGCCGGGCGACCGCGTCGCGGTGACCTATTCCGACCTGCAGCAGCGGGTCTCCCGCGCCGCCAACGCCCTCGTCGCGCTCGGCATCGAACCGGGCGACCGCGTCGTGATCTATCTCCCCGTTCTCGTGGAGACGATCGTCATCACGCTCGCCTGCGCCCGGATCGGTGCCGTGCATTCGCTGGTGTTCGGCGGATTCTCGGCCGAGGCCGTACGCTTCCGCCTCGAAGACACCGGCGCGAAGCTGCTGGTGACGAGCGACGGGCAGTATCGTCGCGGCGTCGCCACCGTGGTCAAGACCACGGCCGACGTCGCGGCGGCCGGTCTTCCCGACCTCGAGCACGTGCTCGTGCTTCGGCGCACCGGTCAGGACGTGCCGTGGACCGACGGGCGCGATCTCTGGTGGCACGACGTGGTCGACACCGCGCCGTCTACCCACGAGGCCCAGGCGTTCGACGCCGAGCATCCCCTCTTCATCATCTACACCTCCGGCACCACCGGGAAGCCGAAGGGGCTCGTGCACACCGCGGGAGGGTATCTCACGCAGGCGAGCTGGGCGCACTGGGCGCACTTCGACGCGAAGCCGGACGACGTGCACTGGTGCACGGCAGACCTCGCCTGGGTCACCGCGCACACCTACGAGATCTACGGCCCGCTCTCGAACGGGCTCACCCAGGTCATCTACGAGGGGACGCCGGATTCGCCGCATCGGGAGCGCCATCTCGAGATCATCGAACGGTACGGGGTCACCGTGTATTACACGGCACCCACGCTGATCCGCACCTTCATGACGTGGTTCGGCGCCGAGCTGCCGGGCGGCCACGACCTGTCGACCCTTCGACTGCTCGGAACGGTCGGCGAGGCCATCAACCCCGAGGCCTGGATCTGGTTCCGGCAGAACTTCGGCCGTGACGAGCTGCCGGTGATCGATACGTGGTGGCAGTCGGAGACCGGCGCCGCGATGATCGCCCCGCTGCCGGGCGTCACGCGGCTCAAGCCCGGTTCGGCCTCGGTGCCGCTGCCGGGGATCGACGCCGCGGTGGTCGACGCCGACGGGATCGAGGTGGCACCCGGTCGCTCGGGGACACTCGTCATCCGCCGCCCGTGGCCCGGGATGGCCCGCACCGTCTGGGGCGACCCGGTGCGCTATCGCGACGCGTACTGGTCGGCATTCTCCGGTCACGGACGCTTCGGCGGCTTCTACGTCGCCGGTGATGGCGCGACCAGGGACGCTGACGGGTACATCTGGATCCTCGGTCGCCTCGACGACGTCGTCAACGTCTCGGGACACCGGCTCTCCACGATCGAGATCGAGTCGGCCCTCGTCGCACACGACACGGTCGGCGAGGCGGGCTCCGCCGGGGTCTCCGACCCCGTCACCGGTCAGGCCGTCGTGGCTTTCGTGACGCCTTCCGGTCGTGCCGACGTGAATCCGGCCGACCTTCGCGCTCAGGTCGCGCAGTCGATCGGTCCCGTTGCAAAGCCCCAGCACATCGTGGTCGTGCCCGATCTGCCCAAGACCCGGTCGGGCAAGATCATGCGACGACTCCTGGCGCAGTTGTGGGAAGCCGAGCAGGATCGACGGGCCGGTCGCGAAGCCCAGCCGCTGGGAGACACGACGTCGCTGCAGAACCCCTGGGCCGTCGATGAGATCGCCGACGTGCTCGCCGCCGCTGAACTGAGGACATCATGA